A section of the Cololabis saira isolate AMF1-May2022 chromosome 6, fColSai1.1, whole genome shotgun sequence genome encodes:
- the lats2 gene encoding serine/threonine-protein kinase LATS2, which yields MRPKTFPAAPYVGNTRQRLQEIKEGLKQPAKLVSQALHGGSSRSEGSRGADAKGGKDTGSRPQQLRPPQKFNNYQNALREIRKSLMPFANESGEAGEVNRQMLQELVNAGCDQEMAVRALKQTGSRNIEAALEYISKMGYLDPRNELIVRVIKQTSPGKAGMPNTMDHRPSLEASGEAGAMPPYHQIYDGVAGYGPEGDMTRPYMNNPVMNYMMAPSGAAQGPAMGNPMGRPTSMGSYPPVMAPQSNPGNTMYPPGPQQKGYPSSMEPHGPIMSYNVPGQPLQLQPQPPGGPVPGPHYDYGHARQHIMEPAGYGVKRTPSFQNKMAPPQMAPPDNYVNMQGKGAMGQPGPGGGGGGYPANLYLPPHSHPRQASPTSHQVHMMSRSPGGVSGMGPDFSDMPQGLMTPSRASLNLDLYEHHWSGPPGPEGAPPARQPQPQGPFRGEVRVPSRTNSFNSRSACPNGVRPTMAAPPAAGKQDSSLGLPNTITAVTSPPIQQPVKSIRVMRPEPKTAVGPCHPSWMTAQSQEASEPLAYMPEETYPLEAAQEPRCPPPPYPKNLLLTGAADPGGLEGAGAACGAPDLNNPAGRSSHNGSAGSGKAEDGQQVKEKTKTGKAEKTTKDKKQIQTSPVPVRKNGRDEEKRESRIKTYSPFAFKFYMEQHIENVMKTYQQKLNRRLQLEQEMSKAGLSEAEQEQMRKMLNQKESNYNRLRRAKMDKSMFVKIKTLGIGAFGEVCLTRKVDTDALYAMKTLRKKDVLNRNQVAHVKAERDILAEADNEWVVRLYYSFQDRDSLYFVMDYIPGGDMMSLLIRMGVFPEHLARFYVAELTLAIESVHKMGFIHRDIKPDNILIDLDGHIKLTDFGLCTGFRWTHNSKYYQKGSHVRQDSMEPSDFWDDVSNCRCGDRLMTLEQRANRQHQRCLAHSLVGTPNYIAPEVLLRKGYTQLCDWWSVGVILFEMLVGQPPFLASTPTETQIKVINWESTLQVPAQVKLSPESVDIIGRLCCSAEERLGANGAGEIKAHPFFAPVDFSSNLRQQPAPYRPKIAHPMDTSNFDPVEEEGGPGAWSDSGDSTRALDTLCSPHGKHPEHAFYEFTFRRFFDDNGCPFRYPKPPEAHGATQNIAGAMGPDEEEEGQEEEEEEEEEEDEEEEEGEQGEGCEPVYV from the exons GAAATGGCGGTGCGGGCGCTGAAGCAGACGGGGAGCAGGAACATCGAGGCTGCTTTAGAGTACATCAGCAAGATGGGTTACCTCGACCCTCGCAATGAGCTCATTGTCCGCGTCATCAAGCAGACGTCACCAG GGAAAGCTGGCATGCCAAACACGATGGACCACCGGCCTTCGCTGGAGGCTTCAGGTGAAGCCGGAGCGATGCCTCCATACCATCAGATCTATGACGGGGTGGCGGGATACGGCCCTGAGGGCGACATGACCCGCCCGTACATGAACAACCCTGTTATGAACTACATGATGGCTCCCTCTGGTGCAGCACAGGGCCCCGCCATGGGAAACCCCATGGGTCGCCCCACCAGTATGGGCAGCTACCCGCCAGTGATGGCCCCACAAAGCAACCCAGGAAACACCATGTACCCCCCCGGCCCCCAGCAGAAGGGCTACCCCAGCAGCATGGAGCCCCACGGGCCCATCATGAGCTACAACGTCCCGGGCCAGCCCCTGCAGCTCCAGCCGCAGCCACCGGGGGGCCCCGTCCCAGGCCCGCACTACGACTACGGCCACGCCAGGCAGCACATCATGGAGCCCGCCGGCTACGGCGTCAAAAGGACCCCCTCCTTCCAGAACAAGATGGCTCCACCCCAAATGGCCCCCCCGGACAACTACGTCAACATGCAGGGCAAAGGCGCTATGGGTCAGCCCGGGccaggagggggtggggggggctacCCCGCTAACCTGTACCTGCCCCCACACTCCCACCCCCGGCAGGCCAGCCCCACCTCCCACCAGGTCCACATGATGTCCCGTTCCCCGGGGGGAGTCTCCGGCATGGGCCCCGACTTCTCAGACATGCCCCAAGGCTTGATGACGCCGTCCAGGGCCAGCCTCAACCTGGACCTGTACGAGCACCACTGGTCAGGGCCCCCGGGGCCCGAGGGGGCCCCCCCAGCCCGGCAGCCCCAGCCGCAGGGCCCCTTCAGAGGGGAGGTGCGCGTCCCCAGCAGAACCAACTCTTTCAACAGTCGCTCCGCCTGTCCCAACGGCGTACGGCCCACGATGGCGGCGCCCCCCGCCGCTGGGAAACAGGACTCCTCCCTGGGCCTTCCTAACACCATCACCGCGGTAACGTCCCCGCCCATCCAGCAGCCGGTGAAGAGCATCCGCGTGATGAGGCCGGAGCCCAAGACGGCCGTGGGGCCGTGTCACCCCAGCTGGATGACGGCTCAGAGCCAGGAGGCGTCGGAGCCTCTGGCCTACATGCCAGAGGAGACATACCCCCTGGAGGCGGCTCAGGAGCCGCGCTGCCCTCCGCCGCCGTACCCCAAAAACCTGCTCCTGACCGGAGCCGCCGACCCGGGGGGCCTGGAGGGAGCCGGGGCCGCCTGCGGGGCTCCggacctcaacaacccggccgGCAGGAGCTCGCACAACGGCAGCGCCGGCAGCGGCAAGGCCGAGGACGGCCAGCAGGTGAAGGAGAAGACCAAGACGGGCAAGGCCGAGAAAACCACGAAAGACAAGAAGCAGATCCAGACGTCCCCCGTTCCCGTGAGGAAGAACGGACGGGATGAGGAGAAGAGGGAGTCCCGCATCAAAACCTACTCCCCGTTTGCCTTCAAGTTCTACATGGAGCAGCACATAGAGAACGTCATGAAGACGTACCAGCAGAAGCTGAACCGCAGGCTCCAGCTGGAACAGGAGATGTCCAAG GCCGGCCTGTCGGAGGCGGAGCAGGAACAGATGAGGAAAATGCTGAACCAGAAGGAGTCCAACTACAACAGGCTACGGAGAGCCAAAATGGACAAGTCCATGTTTGTGAAGATCAAGACTTTGGGCATAGGTGCTTTCGGTGAAGTGTGCCTTACACGGAAAGTAGACACGGATGCACTTTATGCCATGAAGACGCTGCGTAAGAAGGATGTCCTCAACCGTAACCAG GTGGCCCACGTGAAAGCAGAGCGCGACATCCTGGCGGAGGCCGACAACGAGTGGGTGGTGCGTCTTTACTACTCCTTCCAGGACCGCGACAGCCTCTACTTCGTCATGGACTACATCCCCGGAGGAGACATGATGAGCCTGCTCATCCGCATGGGCGTCTTCCCCGAACATCTGGCGCGCTTCTACGTGGCTGAGCTGACGCTAGCCATCGAGAGCGTGCACAAGATGGGTTTCATCCACCGGGACATCAAGCCAGACAACATCCTCATCGACCTGGACGGACACATCAAGCTCACCGACTTTGGTCTGTGCACAGGCTTCCGCTGGACGCACAACTCCAAGTACTACCAGAAAG GGAGTCATGTCAGACAAGACAGCATGGAACCCAGCGACTTCTGGGACGACGTGTCCAACTGTCGCTGTGGCGACCGGCTCATGACACTGGAGCAGCGCGCCAACCGCCAGCACCAGCGCTGCCTGGCTCACTCGCTGGTCGGAACGCCCAATTACATCGCACCTGAGGTTCTGCTGCGTAAAG GCTACACCCAGCTGTGTGACTGGTGGAGTGTGGGGGTGATCCTGTTTGAGATGCTGGTGGGACAGCCCCCGTTCCTCGCCTCAACTCCTACTGAGACTCAGATCAAG GTGATCAACTGGGAGAGCACGCTGCAGGTGCCGGCTCAGGTCAAGCTGAGCCCGGAGTCCGTGGACATCATCGGCCGGCTCTGCTGCTCCGCCGAGGAGCGCCTGGGTGCCAACGGCGCCGGGGAGATCAAGGCCCACCCCTTCTTCGCCCCGGTGGACTTCTCCAGCAACCTCCGGCAGCAGCCGGCGCCGTACCGGCCCAAGATCGCCCACCCCATGGACACGTCCAACTTCGACccggtggaggaggagggcggcCCGGGGGCCTGGAGCGACAGCGGGGACAGCACccgggccctggacacgctcTGCTCCCCGCACGGGAAGCACCCTGAGCACGCCTTCTACGAGTTCACCTTCCGCAGGTTCTTCGACGACAACGGCTGCCCCTTCCGCTACCCGAAGCCGCCGGAGGCCCACGGGGCGACGCAGAACATCGCCGGCGCCATGGGCccggacgaggaggaggaggggcaggaggaagaggaggaggaagaagaagaggaggatgaggaggaggaggagggagagcagGGGGAGGGATGTGAGCCAGTGTACGTCTAG